A genomic stretch from Sphaerodactylus townsendi isolate TG3544 linkage group LG15, MPM_Stown_v2.3, whole genome shotgun sequence includes:
- the LOC125444116 gene encoding olfactory receptor 6F1-like, with protein MIMGNITTVTHFIILGFPTLKKLQLLLFVVGLTVYILTLCGHLIIITIVRTDQRLHTPMYFFLSNFSFLEIWYTSNIVPKMLEVFLDKDKTITYTGCITQLYFLITFGTAECFILAIMAYDRYLAICNPLRYPTLMNNKVCLQLAVCAWVGAFIINIPPLVSLCQLPFCGPNEINHFFCDAPPLLKLSCIKPHAAELSNFIVATSVIVSSFLLILVSYIFIIITVLKIPSSSGRQKAFSTCGSHLAVVMIFYGTLMFMYVRPTSNFSVDSVNFNKVVSMFYTVITPLLNPIIYCLRNKEVKEALQKALRGNCQLPSKSSSISGGIMK; from the coding sequence ATGATCATGGGGAACATAACTACAGTAACACACTTCATCATCTTGGGTTTCCCAACTCTGAAGAAACTTCAACTTCTCCTCTTTGTTGTGGGGTTGACTGTCTATATCTTGACCTTGTGTGGACatctcatcatcatcaccatcgtACGCACTGACCAACGTCTCCACACTCCCATGTATTTTTTCCTTAGCAACTTCTCCTTCCTAGAGATATGGTATACCTCAAACATTGTTCCCAAGATGTTAGAAGTCTTCCTAGATAAAGACAAAACTATCACATACACTGGATGCATTACACAACTCTATTTTCTTATCACATTTGGCACAGCAGAATGTTTCATTCTTGCAATCATGGCATATGATCGCTACTTAGCCATATGCAACCCCCTGCGCTATCCAACTCTCATGAATAACAAGGTTTGCCTCCAGTTGGCTGTGTGCGCTTGGGTTGGTGCTTTTATTATCAATATTCCACCACTGGTCTCACTCTGCCAGCTACCATTTTGTGGACCAAATGAAATTAACCATTTTTTTTGTGATGCACCCCCTTTACTGAAACTTTCTTGTATTAAACCCCATGCAGCCGAACTGTCTAATTTCATTGTGGCTACCAGCGTCATTGTCAGCTCCTTCCTCCTCATACTGGTATCTtacatcttcatcatcatcacagtTTTGAAAATCCCCTCTTCTTCTGGGCGACAGAAAGccttctcaacctgtgggtctcaTCTGGCTGTCGTGATGATTTTCTATGGCACCCTGATGTTCATGTATGTGCGTCCAACATCCAACTTTTCCGTGGATTCTGTGAACTTCAACAAAGTCGTATCCATGTTCTACACTGTGATCACCCCCTTGCTAAACCCAATCATTTACTGCTTGAGGAACAAGGAGGTCAAAGAAGCCCTGCAGAAAGCACTCAGGGGGAACTGTCAGCTGCCATCAAAGTCAAGCAGCATTTCAGGtgggataatgaaatag
- the LOC125444760 gene encoding olfactory receptor 5A2-like — MENRTSASEFIFLGLSKDPQLQFFFFLVFSTIYIITLSGNLTIILVIRVDPSLYTPMYFFLSHLSFVDICYSTDIVPKMLVDLITKQKAISFVGCLTQMFFSLLLSVTEVFILSAMAYDRYTAVCHPLHYVVIMNKTICTYLVMGAWIMGFFFAILNMVTTLNVHFCGAHEISHFSCELPPLLKLSCSDTFLNNVILFSSVAIFGLGSFLPTLVSYIHIISTILKIRSAEGRSKAFSTCSSHLIVVGLLYMTGMSQYMKPTKVSSMALDEIFSIQYSILTPMLNPIIYSLKNKEVKRALGKIFGHK, encoded by the coding sequence ATGGAGAACCGAACTAGTGCCTCAGAGTTTATTTTCTTGGGACTTTCTAAGGATCCCCAgctgcagttttttttctttctagtaTTCTCCACCATTTACATAATCACCTTGTCAGGAAATCTGACAATCATTCTGGTCATAAGAGTGGACCCATCACTTTACACCCCCATGTATTTTTTTCTATCTCACCTGTCTTTTGTTGACATCTGTTATTCTACCGACATTGTCCCTAAAATGTTAGTGGATCTGATAACAAAGCAGAAGGCAATATCCTTTGTTGGCTGCCTTACCCAGATGTTTTTCAGCCTTCTGTTGAGCGTCACAGAGGTTTTTATTCTTTCAGCAATGGCTTATGATAGATATACTGCTGTGTGTCACCCACTGCACTATGTTGTGATCATGAACAAAACCATATGCACTTACTTGGTGATGGGTGCATGGATAATGGGTTTCTTTTTTGCAATACTAAACATGGTGACAACGTTAAATGTACACTTCTGTGGCGCCCATGAAATCAGCCACTTTAGCTGTGAACTTCCACCACTACTGAAATTATCTTGTTCTGACACTTTTCTGAATAATgtgattcttttttcttctgttgcaaTTTTTGGACTTGGATCTTTTCTACCAACCCTTGTCTCTTATATTCACATAATCTCCACCATCCTGAAGATCCGCTCTGCAGAGGGTAGAAGCAAAGCTTTCTCTACCTGTAGCTCCCACCTTATTGTGGTTGGCCTACTATACATGACCGGAATGTCCCAGTACATGAAACCCACCAAAGTCTCTTCCATGGCACTAGATGAAATATTCTCTATCCAGTACAGTATTTTGACTCCCATGTTGAACCCAATTATCTATAGTCTGAAAAATAAGGAAGTGAAAAGGGCTCTTGGAAAAATATTTGGACACAAGTAA
- the LOC125444117 gene encoding olfactory receptor 6J1-like, translating to MEKENRTVVAEFVFLHFTSIPSLETALFVLFLIIYILALLGNLLIIVIVVADSRLQTAMYFFICNLSMVEVWYTTVTVPKMLANLLADKRAISIPGCITQYYFFFAFAAIELFILTVMAYDRYLAICNPLRYSTIMNPKTCRNVAILCWFVGFICPTFPSFMLAKISFCSPNLINHFFCDAGQIFRLACTDTYAIQVVGYSFSSIIVMAALLFTLGSYMHIVVTILKMSSAAARRKTFSTCASHLSVVTIYFGTLIFMYVRPAVRLMKYQEGNRSRKHNHQL from the exons ATGGAGAAGGAAAACCGAACTGTGGTTGCAGAATTTGTCTTTCTTCATTTCACTAGCATCCCAAGCCTTGAGACTGCATTGTTTGTGCTGTTCCTAATCATCTACATCCTGGCGCTGTTGGGGAACCTGCTGATCATTGTCATTGTGGTGGCAGATTCACGCCTCCAGACTGCCATGTATTTCTTCATCTGCAATCTGTCAATGGTTGAGGTCTGGTATACCACTGTCACAGTGCCGAAGATGTTGGCGAATCTCTTGGCAGACAAGAGAGCCATTTCAATCCCAGGTTGTATCACCCAATATTACTTCTTCTTTGCCTTTGCTGCTATAGAACTATTCATCCTTACGGTCATGGCTTATGACAGGTACCTAGCAATATGTAATCCACTACGTTATTCCACCATCATGAACCCTAAGACATGTAGAAATGTGGCTATCCTGTGTTGGTTTGTAGGATTCATATGCCCTACTTTTCCATCTTTCATGTTAGCTAAAATATCCTTCTGCAGTCCCAATCTGATTAACCATTTTTTCTGTGATGCAGGGCAGATATTTCGTCTTGCTTGTACCGATACTTATGCCATCCAGGTTGTGGGTTACAGCTTTAGCTCTATCATTGTAATGGCTGCTCTTTTATTCACTCTAGGGTCTTATATGCACATTGTAGTCACTATATTAAAAATGTCTTCTGCTGCAGCCCGAAGGAAAACATTCTCAACATGTGCCTCACACCTCTCGGTAGTCACCATCTATTTTGGAACCCTCATTTTCATGTACGTTCGCCCAGCAGTGAG gcTGATGAAATACCAAGAAGgaaacagaagcagaaaacaCAACCACCAGCTATGA